The segment GAGAGGAGAATGCTTGTGTCCTGGTTTTAGAAGGAatagagttgattttcttccttctagctggtatggtgctgtgttttcagtttaGGATGATAATAATATTGGTAACGCACCAATGTTTCAGTTGCTGAAGAACAGTGCTTACAGTGAGTCACTGATGCTGCTTTGGGTCTGAACTGTACTGCTTTGGGTGGTGGAGGGCATTGCCTCATGGACCATAAATGGGGATTTGTGAGGACTTCTGAGAGAAGAAGGCACTTACTGGAAACTAGTGCCAACAATGACACATGAAGCCCTTCAAAACCCTGATCTCAGGAAAGGGATCTTGGAGCAGATCAAGATGTAAATTTAGCAGCTGGGGGCTTCTCAAAGCcacttttgaaaatgcatttgctgATGTGGTTTGTCAAGGGCTTCAGCACCAGCATGGCTGGGTCCCTGATGATCCCTCCAGCTCGGTCTCTGTGTTTGTACCCACTGGGACGGCCCAGTTGCTGAGTGACTGCTTCCAGGCCCAGGGGGCTTGCACAGCTGGACCCGAGGCCACGCAGAGCtgcaaggcaggaaggaaagcaaggcccagctgcctgctgtcTCTATCCAGGCCCAGAAGATGATTTCCGGTGGCACAGCCTTCCCTGCCCGCATGGTTGGCCCTCACAGTGCGCTGCCACCAGTGCTGGTGAGGTGTGACCAGCATGGCACTCTCAGTGAGCGGGAGCAAGGCGAGCCCCAGTTAGGTTCCTCTTCTTCGTGAAGGGGATTTCATGGTCTCCAGAGTGGGGAGAGCCCCTGAATGGTGGCAATCCTCAGAGGGCCCTGCTGCGTGACGCGTTGCCTTTGTCACATTCCCAGCAGGCCCTGACATATGGACGGACAGGCAGATCACATGCTTCTATGGAGAGGCCGGCTGGCCTTGCCCCAGGggaagcagcagggacagccccTCTGAAGGGTCAACCAAGCTAGAGGAGCACCAGGTTGCAGGAGCTTTAACGTGTACACCTTTGGGATCAGCACTTCGTAAGGGCCCcagctccagggctgctctgagctcaTCTCTGGCTGTTCTGATCTAGGTGCAATTCCCACGTGAGTCAGCTGGAACTTCAGAGGGCTTCGGTGAAAGCAGAAGCCAGCTTTCTATGCAGTAGGCATCAGTGAGTGAATGTTGAGAAGAAACAGTCACTTTTCCTGGCATGCCTTTAGTCAGTGTGACCTTCAGAGTGTGAAACCAGGGGCCTGGTGGTGAGTGCAGTGGTTAAACAGCAGCGAGAGCGTTCACAAGACTTCATTTGACACTGAGAAAACTTCCATGTAGACACTGAGACTTTAGGGCAGAGTTTGTAGGGTTAGGTGCTCGAGATGGTGTTGAAATCACTAGAAAAGCTGAAGAGGCTGTGAAGTACTCTGAGTGTTCAGATCAGGAGCAAGACCAGTGAGGGAGTAACCATCTCAATGTATGCAAAAAGAACATGGGACACGGACAGCCTCCTGgcgtgctgctgcagcatctgatGCAGATAACACAGTTGCGTTATTGATCAGAGTTTTCTACTTTGCACTCTGAAATGGTGGTCCTGATTTTTTTGGCCATCTAAATGGCTGATGTCCAGAAACCCTCAGCAATGAAGTCAGCAAAACTAATGACATTATCACGTCTTACTCGTAGGAAGACTTATTTGTAAAGCCAAGTGTGCACTTGGGAGTCTGGCTTTAGCATCTACTCTAAGATTTGGGCAACTGCACATGGTTTTCTAATACAATTCTTTTTGCATAAAGACAGTAACCAACCACCCAgctgtgtatatatacatatatataatacatatatatatactgtcgtcttctttttttctttgaaagggtTATGATTGGCTTTGTATTCTATTACAGATTTCTGAGCGCATAACTCACCTACTTCCCTACCATGGATTGCACTGGACATGTACAACTATTTTTTCAAGGTATTTTCCAGaaagacattatttttttctgaagggtTTGATCTAATGCAGATCAAATCTGCATGTTTCACAGTGGCCGAaaattttctgtcttaaaaaactgcaaaaaaaaaaggtacaagGAGCCTTCATTTCCTAGGGATATATTTCAGGATGGTTTTGTACTTAATGAAATTACAGCTGGTGGCCAGTTTTGCCTCTTGGAATCATACTGTGGATTTTTAGGAAGCCTTTCAGATGCCTTAGAATCATGGACTccttagggttggaaaagacctctaaaagCACttagtccaactgccaacccatcaccaatattgcccactaaaacatgtcccCAAGTactaccctttccttaaatacttgctgggatggtgactccaccgcctccctaggcagcctgttccagtgcctcacctctcTTTTcgagaagaaattcttcctaatatccaacctgatcaTATCCAGCCTCCTGGTAAAGCCATGGTTGCTTGTCTTGCTTTACGGCTGCCGTCCTCTCCAGTCTCACAGAGATGTTCCAATGCTTTGAAGGTGCATTAACTCATGACTGCAAAGATTCGGTGGGCGCTGCCAATTCTTTTTCTAGAGGATGGCGTGCTATAAAACCCAATATCTAAAAATGGCTGCGCTTCTCACTTCCCCCTCAAAACGTGGCgataattacatttaaatttcAGAAGATGGCGTTGAAGATTTGCAATTAATATCCTAAGCCCCACGCATGCCCCGCTGCCAGCACAGGGCGCGATGGCTGGGCTTTCATCTGATACGTTACAGCAGAAAGGATGTGGATCTGTTGGAAACGTTACTACAGAACAACAAGAAGAGTCGTGGCACGAAACACGTGTCAGAAACCCAAACGAACCGAGAGACCTCCACGGCAGCCCGCACCTCGCACCTTTTGACGTCCAGCTCCCTCGGGCTGCTGGCAAGCGGGTCACCCACCTCCCTGGGCCCGAGAAGGGCTCAAGAAGGGGACACGATGGGGTCAAGAAGGGGTCGTGATGGGGTCACGAAGGGGTCTTGTCGGGGAGAAGCCACGCAGGGGGGTCCCACGGCTCCAGGCCCGGCTCGGTCCCCGCTTCCACCCCGGGCACAGTCGGGGTGCCGGCAGCGGTGGGTGGGGGGGCGGGAGCCGCCGGTCCCCGCGGCGCCGTCTGGGCCGTTTCTGGTGGGTGTCGCTGCCCGGCTCTGTTACAGTAAAGCCCGCTCGGCGAGCGCAGGTAGGAGTTTCCCCGTGCTATTTATGTCTACGTGTGTGTCTGCatcgattaaaaaaaaacacgcGCGGACGCGCAGAGGGCGCCGGGCcgctcccccccgccccgcagcgtGTGTTTACCAGCAATGGGCATGTGTCACTGCCTCAGATGTTTTCCAGCTCGCGAAGTCCCCGCTCCCCTCCGCCGGCTCCACCTCCGGGCGGGGGCCCGCCTCCCCCCTCCCGGGCCCGGCGCCCTCCATCATATAAAGAAACTTCCCGGGGCCACCGGCCCAGTCGCGCCGCACCCGACGGAGAGCAGCCGCGCGGCCGTGCCCGCTCCGGCGTCCGGCACAGGTAAGCGGCACCGGCAGCCGCGGAGCCGTGCCCCGACGGGGGCACCCGAGCTCGGTCCGAGCGGGATGTGGTTTGTCAAGGGCTTCAGCACCAGCCCACCCGAGCGGGAGGGGCGCTTCTGGGGGCTTTGCCCGAGGTTCTCCGTGAGCGCGAGCGGGGGAGCTGCCCGGGGAGGGATGCGGGGACCGGCTTTGGTGTGCGGGGCGTGAGGGATGCGGGGATGCGCGGCTCCCACCGCGGCGCGTTGACGGGGGCACCGGACGTCGCTCGCATGCGGAGGCGAAGGCTGTATTTAGGGGAGccgccgagccgagccgagccgagctTTTGAGCAGGGAAGCGCTCGGTGCGGTGTGCGGGCAAACTTTGCCGAGGTCTGAGCGTTGCTCTGTCGGGAGCAGCTGAGCGTGGATGTGTGTGGGACATCGCGCGCTCGGATGTGCTTTGCTTGAGGGAGGCTGTGAAAGCGCCTTTGCCGTTACAGTGAGAAGCCGCACGAGTCGTAAACGTGTGTGAAGCCCTCCGGTTCGTGCGGGTCTGCCCTTGCATAGCGAATACGCTTcgtgatttttaatttttttttttttaatttttattttttattttgacctTTTTGGTTAAGAAAGATCTAGTGGAACTCAGAGCGGGACGGGAGGTTATGCCTGAAGTCGTTCGTGCTGAACGTCTCAGCCACCCGTGTGTGCTCATGCAAAACAGCATCGCCGGGGCAGGGGGGATCTCTGTCAAAGCCCGCAGTGTGGGGGGCTGCCCGGAGCGGGGGGCTGCTGGCGCCCTGTGCTGTCTTTCCCAGGTGCTCTTAGCATCCTTTGACCCTTGggtttccctctccctcccgcagcccccacAGAGCTGGTCACAGAGGTGGTGCTCAGCCACGTGCGGTGCGGTGGGCTCAGCGACGCGCCCCCACCCCTGATCCCCCGGTAAGAGTGGCATGAACTTGGAGCCGGGTGAGTGCGGGATGAACTCGGTGAGCTGCGGTAACGGGAAGCTCCGCCAATGGCTGATCGACCAGATAGACAGCGGCAAGTACCCAGGGCTGGTGTGGGAGAATGACGAGAAGAGCATCTTCCGCATCCCCTGGAAGCACGCTGGCAAGCAAGACTACAACCGCGAGGAGGATGCTGCCCTTTTCAAGGTATGGCGGCTGGGCTGCCCACCCTTTCCCCTTTACTTGTGCCTTCTGAGCTGTTTTCATGCCTTGccctgctgcttttttcttttcctaaacctatagaatcattaaagttggaaaagaccactaaggtcctctagtccaactgtcaacccgTCACCACCATGTGCAGTAAACTATACTGTAGGGAGTAAACTCACGCACGTATAGGCACAGGCATATGTGGTGTTTCAAGCATTGTGAACTTGTACCTTGTAGctgattggtttttttttcttcttcttcttcttttttttttttttcctcttgctcttttGATTACCTGAAATATTTCCAGGCTTGGGCTCTTTTTAAAGGGAAGTTCAGAGAGGGCATTGATAAACCAGATCCCCCTACCTGGAAGACCAGATTGAGGTGTGCTTTGAACAAGAGCAACGACTTTGAAGAGCTGGTGGAGAGAAGCCAGCTGGACATCTCAGATCCCTATAAAGTGTACAGAATAGTGCCAGAAGGAGCTAAAAAAGGTAAAACATCTCAAATTCCCCGTGTAACAGAGTGTGATTGTCTGTCTCATTGTAAGCACACAAGGAATGAAGCACGCTTTCCTGGAATGGGCACACAGTCTTTGTAGGGGTAGGAGCCCAAGCACAGAGATCAAGTACATCTCATTCTGACTGACAGGCAAAAAcaccctggaaaaaaaaaataccaaaaaaacaactttctcgATGTAGGTTTTGAATACAGGGAGGAGCAGAAGTGCTCTGAGCTGTGTAACCACTGGGCTGGGGATGCCCAGCCTGCAATTGCTGCCTTATAGCATCTGCAGGCAGTCccagagcaggcagagccccCAAGACAGGGGCACAGCAGGGTGCTAGAGGGCACTGATGTGTGGCAGCACTTTGGGGTTTTTGGCCTGTCAGAGGGTGTGGGGTTTCCTCCCCCTGGCGGGTGCTGCACAGCATGTAGTCCTGAGGACAGGCTGTCCTCAGATGTGCTTGACATCATTTATTTCCATCCCTCTGGGGAACACAGGTGCGAAACAGAACAGCATGGAGGAGCAGCCACTGATGAACCATCCCTTCCCAATCACATCTCCTTACACCTCACTACCGTCCCAGGTATGACACTGATTGTGTATTCAGTGCTTGTGCTCTGGGCTCTGTACTCTGCAGTATGTCCTTTCTTGCTGGCATAACTCTCTTGAGTTctttctggaaagagaaaaaaacactttattatgaaaacagaaattgggAAGCAACTTTTCTAATGTCATATGAGGCCACAGGGCAGTTGATTTCCTTTGGTGTTGTTTATCCCTGAGTAATTGCTCTCTTCTGTTTGGCGATAGATACTAGTGTACTGCCATCCTCTTGGAGCCAGAATGTAAGCACCCAATGAAGCATTGCTGTTCCGAGCAGACATTTACCAGCAATGCTTTGACTGCCTTTTGTTATTCCACCCAGCCTGTTATTTACACCAGTGGCGAGAAGTCCATTTGAAAGTCCCGTTGGTAGTGGTGGCGAAGTGCCATTCATGTAGTCTGGGCAGTGCTTAGACCTCCGCGAGTTTTGTCAGGGCAAATAATGCCAGGGAGCTGAAAGCTGATGCAACATGCAAGCATCAGTTCTGACAGCTACCGGGTAAAAGAATATCTCATTACGTTGAATAGGTACCCAACTACATGGTGCCCCATGAGCGCAACTGGAGAGAATTTGCCCCGGAACAGCCGCATCCCGATATCCCCTACCAGTGTGCCAGCGTCCCCTTCGCAGCTCGCGGTCATCACTGGCAAGGGCCCGGCTGTGAGAATGGTAAGAGGGTCTATCCCATCCGGGGCTGGTGGCTGAGGCTTTATCGAAGGAGAGGGCGTGTGGCCACCCACAAGAACTGCAGGGTTCACCTTAGCTATTCATGGCTTTCATTGGTGGACCTTACTCACTCCAGTCCTGACTACACAGACCTTAGAGCTCTGCTCACAACCCAACCCTCAAAAGTCCCAAGCTATCTTGAAAGCCCTGAGTAATAACGAAGGGAACCAACCACCCAGCCCCAGATGGGAATGTGTGTTCCTTAGTTTTGCTTGCTGATTTTGGGACTTCTGAGGCACACATGAGCAAGGTGTTTTTCCCTCCAGCCTTGTGGGTTGAAATAGTGTTATTCTCCCAAGAGGGCAGCTGAAGTTATTACTTTTTCTATGAGACAACTTGTCGTAGGTTGAGCATCTCTTGGAGCTGGCACAGCAGAAACGGAATAAAGAGACATTCCCTTCCCCAGAGATCTTACAGTTTGAGCCCAGTATAATCATAGCTTTCCAAGCACTgcgtagaatcacagaatggcttagctTCAAGGGGACCTTAACAATCATCTCATTTCAGCCCCTCTGACATGGGCAAAATTGGCAACACTAAGGTCTGAAAAGCATAAGAGAAAGGGAACTGTGTGTCATAGGCACTTGCAGAGCAACTCACCTCAAGTAGATGGGCATTTGCTTCAtgaggagaaggaggtgatgcagtgggatgggaaGCAAGGAGAAACTTGGGGGAGCAGATACTGAGTGTTCAGAGGGCACTTCTCTGGGTGTTTTTGTGCAGAGAAATAGAGTTTTTGTTCTCTGGGTCTGCTGAAGAGAAAATTCTCAATGCAGTGCAACTTTTGCTGCTAGTGTACTGGAATTATTAAGGGGAATCGTTTGCTTTTAGCTGAGCTACTTGCTAATAAAAGTAGGCCTGTTGGCTGCATGAACAGTGCCCTGCAGTACATCCCATGCATCGGTTGGGCACGTGCAGGGACACTTTGCTGATGTTGGTGACAATTGTTGGTGCCTTGTCCTGGGTGTGCCACTGAGCTCTAGGACTTGTCAGAAGATGCGGTGCTTTGCATATGCTTTGCTCCAGCTCCTGGTCATGGTGGGTCCTACTGCTGGGAAGAGCATTTGCTTCGTCATAGAGGGACCTTtaagaaacagaggaaattaAGAAACATTAAGAAACATACTGATTGTTTATGTGATAATTCATGTACCGATAGGTGTTTTTTTGGCTAATAGTAGTCCTGATAATACAATTCCGATAGTCTCCTGCTGCACAGTTTTCTTTGCCTACTTCCAAACCAGTGCTGATCCCAGTTTTGTTATTATACCTGTCTTAAGTAAAATTCCTTAGGCTGAATTGATTGTTTTTTGCAGACAACTTTTAAGAGCATTGTAGTCTAGCTAAAAATGTTAGTTATTTCTGTAATGGAATAACAGATTCTTGTAATAGAGAGTATTTCGCACAGACCCAGATAAAAATGCAGTCCAGATAACATCTTGAGTGTCTGTAGTAAGCATATTTgaaaaatgggaaacaaaaccatttaatgaaggagaggagagagagagagagagagagagagaaagagttCTTGGGACCCAGAAAAACTCAATTTTGCCTATCTTTGACCTCTGCCCAAACTTTTCTCTTAGGATTTAGGTAGCTGTCACTGACTTTTGTTTGTGAAACAGGTTGTCAGGTGACAGGAACCTTTTATGCTTGTGCCCCTCCCGAGTCCCAGACTCCTGGCATCCCGATTGAGCCAAGCATAAGGTCTGGTGAAGCCCTCGCCCTGTCAGGTAAGGTCTACAGCCCCTTGGGGCTTCTGGGGATCCCTACAAGAGACTCCCACTTCTGACTTGTCCTGGTtgtgtttctcctttctgatgaaaaggaaaaaatggaaaaaaagaagctgtcTTTTTTAGTGAACGAATCTGTTGCATGGGCCTTGGTTTGCTAGGATGTTGAAACACTTGTAGCCTGAACTCCAGGGGACCTACGGGCAGTGGTCTGAGTAGGTGGAAAGATTTTCTGGCTGATGGTTTTAGTGCCAGGTAGTGTTGATTAACCACCAAGGGTGTCTGAAGATACTGAGGGTCAGTGATGTTCAGCTCAGTTTTTCTTTGGGAGGAGCCCTGTGGTAccttgctgtgctcctgctgatGCCACCTGGCTTGGCTCTGTCTCAATATTTGTGGTAAATAAAGGCATTtgggaaagaagaagggaaTGATCTCAGTCAGTTCTGCAGACATTTAGCTGCCAGGGGAGGTCTAAATAACACTGGGAAAGGGTGAAGGAATGTGCTTGTCACAGAAATAGTGGATAAACCTACAGCAGGATGCTCAGCAGGTTTCTTGAGTCTTCTGCATCAGGGTCTGTATGTctatgtgtgcatatgtgtgtatacatatgtatatatacacatatattcaGTGCCGCGTGAGTGCCAAGCTGACCGAATTGTCATTTGAAAGGTAGATTTGGCAATTCAGGTGCAGTTGTGCAGAGCTGgcaccagcagctgcttctgctcagGCAGTCAAGTGCGGGTTTGCAGGTCCCCTGTGCAGAAGCCCCTGTTATGCAAAATCTGGGGAGAAACACAGCTACTTCCTGATTATATCTGAGGAAGCCATGGTGTTTAATTGTGACATAAGCTTGGAAAATGTGacaaacaactgtttttttttttttttatgccagcTTTCCCTGCTTAAACAGAAATGTGAAGTTTGCTGGGCATTAGTTCCTACCAAATTCTCACATGAGTAGCCCTCTTAATAAAACTAGACACCATTAATGTTACTGTATCCCATGCTCTTTTTATGATTTCTGCTAATGTCTTTTGAGTGGTGATGACTGCCTGTAGCACAGAGGCTCAGAAATCTCATGCACGTATATCTCTTGGCCTTAACACAGATTTAAAACATAACATATTTGTGCGAATATACCATAgtcattcttatttttcttcttgtagatTGTCGGCTCCACATCTGCTTATATTACCGTGAGATATTGGTAAAGGAGGTGACAACTTCTAGTCCTGAAGGCTGTAGGATATCCCAGGGCCAAAGTTATGAGGTCAGCAGCCTGGAACAAGTCATCTTCCCTTATCCAGAGGATAACAGCCAGAGGAAGAACATAGAAAAGCTGCTGAGCCACTTGGAGCGAGGAGTAATACTGTGGATGGCACCCGATGGCCTCTATGCTAAGAGACTTTGTCAAAGTAGAATCTACTGGGATGGGCCTCTGGCGCTCTGCAGTGACCGACCCAACAAGCTGGAGCGGGATCAGACATGCAAGCTCTTTGATACTCAGCAGTTTTTAGCAGGTAATTCCCTCTGTGGCTTTGGTGTAATTTCTGAAAAGGTAACCTGGTCACTCTCCATGCTTTACGGGAGTGTTCTTTTTATGATAGCAATTGCCCCTCACTGCTTCTTGCAGAGAAATACAGGCAGGGAGCAGTTGCCTTTTGAGCAATCTTGTctagctctgctctgtgcacagtCAGTGTCCCTACACAAATGGGTGGGAGTGACAGCCAAACCACATATCGGTTTATGAAACATAGGGAGGAACCTAATAAAATAATCTTCCCAAATgttgtgtggcagaggagggtGGATTCTGGCCTTGGATCTACTTTGATAAGTCCAGGGCAGCACTGTGATCTGCGGTCATCCTACTCTCAACCTGACCCAGAGTGAGCCTGGAATCTGTCTCAGAGCATTCCAGTATCAACATGGATTCCAGCAGAAGGCTTTCTTTTCTAACTGGGTCCAGCACCAATTGATGGGGCCAATAGCACATGTTGGGACTGGGCTTTTTTCTTATGGCTTGCAGAGTATGTCCCTATATAGTAGCACTTTTGAGCATGTAAAGGTGTCCATCCAGAGAGATTGGGAGCTAGGCCTTGCCTGGACATCAGAGGACAGCTTGGGCAGCAGGAGTGCATGCTGCCCCTGGTTTGAGGAGTATGACATGGCAGCCAGGCAGTTCACACATCACTCATTAGAACAGGGCATCAGTGCAGAACGAGTCTCTTACAGGAATAATGTTTTTATTCCTCTAAGGGTTTATTCAAAACCTAAACCAGCAGTTTTAGCACACATTATATTCCAAGGTTGCTGCATCATCCTAGCAAAATGGCCAAGCAAATAATGCATCTAATGAAAGAAATCTCATGGATATGAAAATTGACAGTTAGAAAGGGGAATTTGAGGTTAGGGCATTGGCTTGAGCTTCAATCACATGCTAATTTAAAGACTCAATTCTGCCTGCGATGATGGTTTTGGAaatccctttcccttttctcagaaGGTTTTTTAGATGTACTCTGGGTTCGTCCAAACGGTTGCCAGTACCTCTCTTTTTAGAAGCCTAACCCCAAAGAGAAGCTTAAACAATAGTTACTTTTCCCCCCCTCCTAAATTACTTATGCACTGAAGCCTGTGCAAGCCCAAGGATGTGGTTGCAGCCATAGTCTGCGGTGTGTACAAAATAAGCTTTTGCATGTGTTGATGCTCAGCTAGGTTTATTAGTGACTTTTTGTGGACACACCAAATCTGCAGGTCAATTGAAAATATCAAGGTCCCAGACTGCAGGCAAGTTTGGACTTTCCCTTGTTAGGAAATTCAGCCTTCCTTGGGAGGAGGCATAGGAGACCTCTGCTAGGAGAGGAAGTACTGGACAGCAGAGAAAGGGGCAGAAGCGGAACTGTGGACTGCAACTGTTAAGATCCTATTGAGGAGCTGGATCCCTGCAATACAAACTGCTGCCTGCCTTGGGAGTCCTACAGCAGCAGTAAAACTCAGAAAATGGGTGGATGGCCTCTGGGGAGCACTGCGTAATGAATGCAGTAAACTGGGGTGGTAGTAGGAGGATCCAAAAAGGGAACTGGGAGCATGGCaggtggcagctgcaggagaaggcTTGGAAGAAGGATGGGAAGCTGGAGGAAGAGTAAAAGGACGTGAGGGGTGGTCTGAGGAGGAGGTGTGTgtgggcactgcagtgcagggaggCATGTGGGCATGGGAAGAGTGAGTGGAGGGCTTTGGAGAAAAGCAAGGCTGACCTCCATCATCCTGCTGGTAGGAAAGAAAGGACTTTCTTTTCTGGGTCCACGCCAAGAACTGCTGGGTAGCACCCCCACAGATGATCGGGATTTGGAGAATTGCTGAGGCTGAGTAAaatgagaggaagagaaagatgggAGAAGTTCTCCATTAGCAGCATTGTGATGGTTGGGCTATGGGTGGACTGTCCAGCCCCCTCCTGAGGAAAGCAGGATTGCATGGATCTCTGTCCTCTCTTTGCATAATGCCAGAGGGCTCACAGCACTTTCAGagtttttgctgtgttttaagtGAACTGCCCACTGTATTATTCCTATAGCTGATCCTCCCGGTAAGACCAGTATGTCTAGCTGGGGAACTGTTGTGGCAGCTGCTGAACCCATACTTTGGTCTGAAAAACTTGCAGTTAGTGTAGAAGCAGCAGGTATGTATTATAAGAAGAGATGCATTTGTCATGTCAAGTTCAAAGACTCACATTCCCCTGTATAGCAGGGAGCACTTCGTCATAAGACATGGGTTTTTAACTTTAATTGCCtttgcagcttttcttcagaaagcataaagaaagctgtaaattaaaatgaactCTTTATCAATCAATTATGTAGTGATACTTCACATAATGAAGACTTTAAGGAGAATTTTGTAGTAGATGCAGTTTTCTATACTGTGGAAGGAAATACAGTCCCTACGACACAAAGCAGTGATCTTGGTCTCTCTCATAAAAGCTGCCCCACTTATCTTTTACTGGGGACACTCTGATTGTTGGTGTAATGATATAATTTGACTTTTTCTTAGTGCAAGCTGTAGTGAAGAGAGTATAGGCACACAGAAGACACAGTCTTTTTTGCCAGTTTTGGTGCAGGGCTTAAATAATCCTTCATCTTCCCATACCTTCCTTTCACCCTCTAGAAACAGTGGTGGCAGTGACTCCATGACGACGTCTAGCTGAGTCTGAGATTGTGCCTCGCAGTACTTTGGCTCTACAAAGCCACTGGTTTCAGTGATACTTTAAGTGTGCTCTTGAGTGGGTCAGGGCTACTGCTGGCATCTGCTCCATGAGGTCCTTCTGACAAGGCCAAATAAAAGTACTTACTGGAAGACATCCTGGTTTGTGCATATGAAATGATTTATGAGGCAAGGCAAACAGGAAAATGGCAATGTTATCACCAGCTTCCCTGATCTGCAGAAACATGgtttcttctcagtttcttctcCTTACCTCTCGTCTTTCTCCTGACTTCTGTCATCCTCTCCTTAGAGTTACTTTACCCTCTCTCGCTGTGCTCCAGGGTCCTCCATTTGGATCCACAAAGACTTTCTTAACAGccctttccctcttcccagAGCTTCAAGCCTTTGCTCATCATGGACGTCCACTTCCAAGGTACCAGgttgctctgtgctttggggAGGAATTTCCAGATCCACAGAGACAGCGAAAACTAATTACAGCCCATGTAAGTAGGACTTCTTTTGCTAAATGAAACATATTCCTTGGAGGATACGAATCTGCCAGTCAAACTTCTACCTCGCATAGGATGTGAGAGAGGTGGCAATTTCATGATAATGCAGTACCATCAAGTCTGAGGTTGAGTTCCCAGATCTGCTGGGACTGGTGGCCCTCAGTAGATCAGAGCACCCAGTTATCCCCTTTGTAAATTTGTCATCAGTGATCTCTTTTACAAAGCCCATCAGGACCTAAAAGGTACCCTAGGAGAGCTGGGCAGTGTTGTCGTTACTGGCCCTGTGGCACAACACCTTGGGCTGCCAGGCCAGTGCAGGACACAGTGCTTTCACCTAAAGGTGCTCTAGAGGCCCAGCCTACATCCCAGA is part of the Gallus gallus isolate bGalGal1 chromosome 2, bGalGal1.mat.broiler.GRCg7b, whole genome shotgun sequence genome and harbors:
- the IRF4 gene encoding interferon regulatory factor 4 isoform X1, coding for MNLEPGECGMNSVSCGNGKLRQWLIDQIDSGKYPGLVWENDEKSIFRIPWKHAGKQDYNREEDAALFKAWALFKGKFREGIDKPDPPTWKTRLRCALNKSNDFEELVERSQLDISDPYKVYRIVPEGAKKGAKQNSMEEQPLMNHPFPITSPYTSLPSQVPNYMVPHERNWREFAPEQPHPDIPYQCASVPFAARGHHWQGPGCENDCRLHICLYYREILVKEVTTSSPEGCRISQGQSYEVSSLEQVIFPYPEDNSQRKNIEKLLSHLERGVILWMAPDGLYAKRLCQSRIYWDGPLALCSDRPNKLERDQTCKLFDTQQFLAELQAFAHHGRPLPRYQVALCFGEEFPDPQRQRKLITAHVEPMFARQLYYFAQQNSGHLLRGYDLPELMTSPEDYHRSIRHSSIQE
- the IRF4 gene encoding interferon regulatory factor 4, producing the protein MNLEPGECGMNSVSCGNGKLRQWLIDQIDSGKYPGLVWENDEKSIFRIPWKHAGKQDYNREEDAALFKAWALFKGKFREGIDKPDPPTWKTRLRCALNKSNDFEELVERSQLDISDPYKVYRIVPEGAKKGAKQNSMEEQPLMNHPFPITSPYTSLPSQVPNYMVPHERNWREFAPEQPHPDIPYQCASVPFAARGHHWQGPGCENGCQVTGTFYACAPPESQTPGIPIEPSIRSGEALALSDCRLHICLYYREILVKEVTTSSPEGCRISQGQSYEVSSLEQVIFPYPEDNSQRKNIEKLLSHLERGVILWMAPDGLYAKRLCQSRIYWDGPLALCSDRPNKLERDQTCKLFDTQQFLAELQAFAHHGRPLPRYQVALCFGEEFPDPQRQRKLITAHVEPMFARQLYYFAQQNSGHLLRGYDLPELMTSPEDYHRSIRHSSIQE